A genomic region of Candidatus Dormiibacterota bacterium contains the following coding sequences:
- the lipB gene encoding lipoyl(octanoyl) transferase LipB — protein sequence MTVDVRRLGLVPYEEAWAHQKRMADARRAGLVADTLILLEHPHTYTIGRSGTRDHVFLTEAELAARGITCLDVDRGGDVTYHGPGQLVGYPILDLGPTPDVGLYLRKLEGCLIDVLGDFGIAAGRLAGFTGVWIGDRKIVAIGVKVSQGVTTHGFALNVSTDLSLFTHILACGIPDKGVTSMALELDAAPPMAAVEDAVVARFSERFALSGKPAAHVA from the coding sequence CTGACCGTGGACGTTCGCCGGCTGGGGCTGGTTCCTTATGAGGAGGCCTGGGCGCACCAGAAACGGATGGCCGATGCGCGGCGTGCTGGCCTGGTCGCAGACACCCTGATCCTGCTCGAGCACCCGCACACCTACACCATTGGGCGGAGCGGCACGCGCGACCATGTCTTTCTTACCGAAGCCGAGTTGGCCGCGCGCGGCATTACCTGCCTCGATGTCGATCGCGGCGGCGACGTCACCTATCACGGCCCCGGCCAACTGGTTGGCTACCCGATCCTGGATCTTGGCCCGACCCCGGACGTCGGTCTCTACCTGCGCAAGCTCGAGGGTTGCCTGATCGACGTCCTCGGCGACTTCGGGATCGCGGCCGGCCGGCTCGCTGGCTTTACCGGTGTCTGGATCGGTGACCGCAAGATCGTGGCCATCGGCGTCAAGGTCTCGCAGGGCGTGACCACCCACGGCTTTGCCCTCAACGTATCGACCGATCTCAGCTTGTTCACGCACATCCTGGCCTGTGGAATCCCGGACAAGGGCGTGACCTCGATGGCGCTCGAGTTGGACGCCGCGCCGCCGATGGCGGCCGTGGAAGACGCCGTCGTCGCCCGCTTCTCCGAGCGCTTCGCGCTGTCGGGGAAGCCCGCCGCCCACGTTGCATAA